A stretch of the Rhizobium sp. CCGE531 genome encodes the following:
- a CDS encoding alpha/beta hydrolase, producing MIGAALYGANVFANGIRQHYLRYGGKGRPVVLIPGITSPAITWGFVAERLAERHDVYVIDVRGRGLSSTGPDLDYGLNSMAADVVGFVEALGLEQPALLGHSMGARIAIRASIVAPAAFSRLALIDPPVSGPGRRPYPSKLPWYVDSIRQSLQGMTAEDMKAFCPTWTEEQRALRAEWLHTCYEPAIVTAFEDFHKDDIFPDLPKLTHPAMLMVAGRGGVIQAEDEAEVRSLQPAIEIARVPDGGHMIPWDDFDGFFAALGDFLSR from the coding sequence ATGATCGGCGCGGCGCTGTACGGGGCGAATGTCTTCGCGAACGGCATCCGCCAGCACTATCTGCGCTATGGCGGCAAGGGCCGACCTGTCGTCCTGATCCCGGGCATCACCAGCCCGGCAATCACCTGGGGTTTCGTCGCCGAAAGGCTTGCGGAGCGCCATGATGTCTATGTTATCGATGTGCGCGGTCGCGGCCTGTCCTCGACCGGTCCGGATCTGGACTATGGTTTGAATTCGATGGCGGCCGACGTCGTCGGCTTTGTCGAGGCGCTCGGCCTGGAACAGCCGGCATTGCTTGGTCACTCCATGGGTGCCCGCATCGCCATTCGCGCGTCGATCGTGGCACCCGCCGCCTTCTCGCGGCTTGCGCTGATCGATCCGCCGGTTTCCGGCCCGGGCCGCCGGCCGTATCCAAGCAAGCTGCCCTGGTATGTGGATTCCATTCGCCAGTCGCTGCAAGGAATGACCGCCGAAGACATGAAGGCGTTCTGCCCGACATGGACCGAGGAACAACGCGCCCTGCGCGCCGAATGGCTACACACCTGCTACGAGCCGGCGATCGTTACGGCGTTTGAAGATTTCCACAAGGATGACATCTTCCCGGATCTGCCGAAGCTCACCCATCCGGCTATGCTGATGGTTGCTGGTCGAGGCGGTGTGATCCAGGCAGAGGACGAGGCGGAAGTACGCTCGCTCCAGCCCGCCATCGAGATCGCGCGAGTACCTGATGGTGGACACATGATTCCGTGGGACGATTTCGACGGCTTCTTTGCAGCGCTTGGGGATTTTCTCTCCCGCTGA
- a CDS encoding FAD-dependent monooxygenase, translating to MSNGKEKIAIIGAGLGGAVAGALLQHAGFDVNVYEQAPSFSRLGAGIHMGPNVLKIFQRIGVDQKVIGISSTPSHWFSRDGITGEYTARVPLEGYGQIYCTVHRGDLQAIQCDALQPRTLHFGKKLARVDDNGTDVLVEFEDGTSVRADIVIGADGINSRVRETLLGEEKPNYSGWVGHRALISSDKLKKYDLTFEDCVKWWGPDRHMMVYYTTARRDEYYYVTGVPHPAWEFDSAFVESSREEMAAAFEGYHPVIQALIESTDEVTKWPLFNRNPLPLWSKGRLVLLGDACHPMKPHMAQGAAMAIEDAAMLTRCLQETGVNGFKTAFGLYEANRRDRATRVQTVSNANTFLLEQEDPAWVYGYDIYAEPLKSETAA from the coding sequence ATGTCCAACGGAAAAGAGAAGATCGCGATTATTGGTGCCGGCCTCGGCGGCGCGGTCGCTGGCGCGCTGCTCCAGCACGCGGGTTTCGACGTCAACGTCTACGAACAGGCGCCGAGCTTCTCGCGTCTGGGCGCCGGCATCCACATGGGACCGAACGTCCTGAAGATTTTCCAGCGCATCGGCGTCGACCAGAAGGTCATCGGCATCAGTAGCACGCCGAGCCATTGGTTCAGCCGCGACGGCATTACCGGCGAATACACCGCACGGGTTCCGCTTGAAGGCTACGGCCAGATCTATTGCACCGTTCACCGCGGTGACCTGCAGGCGATCCAGTGTGACGCGCTGCAGCCCCGCACCTTGCATTTCGGCAAGAAGCTCGCTCGCGTCGACGATAACGGCACGGACGTGCTCGTCGAATTCGAGGACGGCACCTCCGTGCGCGCCGACATCGTAATCGGCGCCGACGGCATCAATTCGCGCGTTCGCGAAACGCTGCTTGGCGAAGAGAAGCCGAATTACAGCGGTTGGGTCGGCCATCGCGCCCTGATCTCATCCGACAAACTGAAGAAATACGATCTCACCTTCGAGGACTGCGTCAAGTGGTGGGGCCCGGACCGTCATATGATGGTCTACTACACGACGGCTCGGCGCGACGAATATTACTATGTCACCGGCGTGCCGCATCCGGCATGGGAGTTCGATTCGGCCTTCGTCGAAAGCAGCCGCGAAGAGATGGCAGCCGCATTCGAAGGATACCATCCGGTCATTCAGGCGCTGATTGAGAGTACGGACGAAGTAACCAAGTGGCCGCTGTTCAACCGCAATCCGCTGCCGCTCTGGAGCAAGGGACGACTTGTGCTGCTCGGCGATGCCTGCCACCCGATGAAGCCGCACATGGCCCAGGGCGCAGCGATGGCAATTGAAGATGCCGCCATGCTGACCCGGTGCTTGCAGGAGACCGGCGTCAACGGCTTCAAGACCGCTTTCGGACTGTACGAGGCCAATCGCCGCGACCGTGCAACCCGTGTCCAGACCGTATCGAACGCCAACACCTTCTTGCTGGAGCAAGAGGATCCGGCATGGGTCTACGGCTACGACATCTACGCCGAACCGCTGAAGAGCGAGACCGCGGCATGA
- a CDS encoding (2Fe-2S)-binding protein — MTLPVCFSLNVNDAIKSVEASRETPLLYILRNDLFLNGPKYGCGLGECGACAVLMDGRAVRSCTVPLGAVGTRSVTTLEGLGTPEHLHPVQAAFIDEAAAQCGYCLNGMIIATVSLLNRNADPNEDDIREALRHHLCRCGTHMEILAAARRAVAYVKAERARIEMSDNREADRATSGNKTEVSP, encoded by the coding sequence TTGACACTGCCAGTTTGCTTCAGTTTGAATGTGAACGACGCCATCAAGAGCGTTGAAGCAAGCCGGGAAACACCACTCCTTTATATCCTCAGAAACGATCTTTTCCTCAACGGCCCGAAATACGGCTGCGGGCTGGGCGAATGCGGTGCGTGCGCCGTGCTCATGGATGGCCGTGCGGTCCGATCATGCACCGTACCGCTCGGCGCGGTCGGTACGCGTTCGGTGACGACGCTGGAGGGCCTCGGCACACCGGAGCATCTGCATCCGGTTCAGGCGGCCTTCATCGATGAAGCCGCGGCGCAGTGCGGATATTGCCTGAACGGCATGATTATTGCGACGGTTTCCCTGCTTAACCGCAATGCCGATCCCAATGAGGACGACATTCGCGAGGCGTTGCGCCATCATCTCTGCCGTTGTGGAACTCACATGGAAATACTCGCTGCGGCCCGACGTGCCGTCGCCTATGTCAAGGCCGAACGCGCGCGCATTGAAATGTCGGATAATCGCGAAGCCGATCGCGCCACATCGGGCAATAAGACTGAGGTTTCGCCATGA
- a CDS encoding molybdopterin cofactor-binding domain-containing protein yields the protein MNDHREIPKTRYMSAADALLVVNDVSLGDAAELYIAIGADSRVIAFNGHVDLGTGIRTALAQIVAEELSTPFEQVEMVLGATSAAPNQGATIASETIQITAVPLRQAAATARHHLLARAAERMGVARERLILENGIIRADGGENWQLSFGDLVAGDHVTLSIDKAAVLKPAADYRLVGSSRPRVDIPEKATGRWTYVHDVRVPGMLHGRVVRPPYAGFDHGDHVGNSLISIDEASVAHIHGLVGVVAIGDFVGVVATREEIAIEAAKSLKVVWRAPPAWPDLNAPEQALRANPSTPRKLADRGNVDMALAGSAQPMSRTYVWPYQMHGSIGPSCAVADYSDAGLTVWSGTQNPFLMRRDLALLLDMPEDLIQVERLEAAGCYGRNCADDVTADAALLSRAVNAPVRVQLTRDQEHAWEPKGAAQIMDVRGGLDLEGGPSAYDFETRYPSNLAPTLSLILTGKVPPVSDVVQMGDRTAIPPYAYGNLRVTVHDMPPIARASWFRGVSAMPNTFAHECYVDELAAAAGADPIEYRLRYLHDPRAVDLVHALAERAKWVPHTTWGTLGGEGDLLYGRGFAYAVYVHGPFPGKAAAWAAWVADVAVNKKTGEIAVTKVTCAQDSGMMINPDGVRHQIHGNIIQSTSRVLKEKVEFSSTAVESKEWGAYPLITFPEVPDIDVLMVPRQDEPPLGVGESASVPSASAIANAVYDATGIRFRELPLTPELVLAALNGKTDEQVAAPKAKKRKWWSIGLSAAGAVAALSGLVTMASPWRPAIGTIPRPDLNVYSAATIERGRLAAAAGACNVCHVGNDGTPFAGGRRFDTPFGAIYATNITPDLEAGIGAWSYTAFERAMREGVSRDGHHLYPAHPYTSFAGAEDADLQALYAYMMMQAPVAEKAPETKLNFPYNIRAMMAGWNALFLKAEPFKYVQSRDAQWNRGAYLVETLGHCSACHTERNVLGAEKSGSARLSGGFADGWEAPALNAFAKGPVGWTEDAFYDYLRTGHSRDHGSAAGPMAHVVEVMQPLPDSDIRAMATYLASLNETSVETRAQSEAAIAASEAAKASAARVSPNGERLFNGACATCHTGNTILSSLALNSNLHAATPDNLIQAILNGVEAPAILAQTTGREAPEVMSMPAFRQQLNERQIKDLADYLRARFAPDKPGWSNTADAIKRVTAANH from the coding sequence ATGAACGACCATCGCGAGATACCCAAAACCCGCTACATGTCCGCCGCCGATGCGCTGCTTGTCGTCAATGATGTGTCGCTGGGCGATGCCGCCGAACTCTATATCGCCATCGGTGCCGATAGCCGCGTGATTGCTTTCAACGGACACGTCGACCTCGGCACTGGGATACGCACCGCGTTGGCGCAGATCGTGGCCGAGGAATTAAGCACGCCCTTCGAACAGGTGGAGATGGTGCTCGGCGCCACCTCGGCTGCGCCGAACCAGGGTGCCACGATCGCAAGCGAGACGATCCAGATCACGGCCGTGCCTTTGCGCCAGGCCGCCGCCACCGCCCGCCATCATCTGCTTGCAAGGGCGGCTGAACGCATGGGCGTAGCCCGTGAGCGGCTGATCCTGGAGAATGGCATCATTCGCGCCGATGGTGGCGAGAACTGGCAGCTCAGCTTTGGTGACCTCGTCGCCGGCGACCACGTCACGCTCTCGATCGACAAGGCGGCGGTCCTGAAGCCCGCAGCGGATTACCGGCTCGTCGGCTCGTCACGGCCACGCGTGGATATTCCGGAAAAGGCGACGGGACGCTGGACCTATGTGCACGATGTGCGCGTGCCAGGCATGCTGCATGGCCGCGTCGTCCGCCCGCCCTACGCGGGTTTCGACCACGGTGATCATGTCGGCAACAGTTTGATCTCGATCGACGAGGCGTCGGTCGCGCACATCCACGGATTGGTGGGCGTTGTCGCGATCGGAGATTTCGTCGGTGTCGTCGCGACCCGCGAGGAGATCGCCATCGAGGCGGCAAAGAGCCTGAAGGTCGTTTGGCGCGCGCCGCCTGCGTGGCCCGATCTAAACGCTCCGGAACAAGCGCTTCGCGCCAACCCGTCGACGCCGCGAAAGCTCGCCGATCGCGGCAATGTTGACATGGCGCTCGCCGGCAGCGCGCAGCCGATGAGCCGAACCTATGTCTGGCCCTACCAGATGCACGGCTCCATCGGTCCGTCCTGCGCTGTCGCGGATTATAGCGACGCCGGCCTGACGGTCTGGTCGGGCACGCAAAACCCGTTTCTGATGCGTCGCGATCTCGCGCTGCTTCTCGATATGCCGGAAGATCTCATTCAGGTGGAGCGCCTTGAAGCGGCGGGCTGCTATGGTCGCAACTGCGCTGACGACGTCACGGCGGACGCAGCCTTGCTATCGCGCGCGGTCAATGCACCGGTGCGCGTACAGCTGACGCGTGACCAGGAGCATGCCTGGGAGCCCAAGGGCGCGGCCCAGATCATGGATGTGCGTGGTGGGCTCGATCTGGAAGGCGGTCCATCCGCTTATGATTTCGAAACGCGCTACCCGTCAAACCTAGCGCCGACGCTTTCGCTGATCCTCACCGGCAAGGTGCCTCCGGTTTCCGATGTCGTGCAAATGGGCGATCGCACCGCGATACCGCCCTATGCCTACGGCAATCTGCGTGTGACCGTGCACGACATGCCGCCGATCGCGAGAGCCTCGTGGTTTCGCGGTGTCTCGGCCATGCCGAACACCTTCGCCCACGAATGCTACGTGGATGAATTGGCGGCCGCCGCAGGTGCCGATCCCATCGAATACCGGCTACGCTATCTTCACGACCCGCGTGCCGTCGATCTCGTCCATGCGCTTGCCGAGCGGGCAAAATGGGTGCCGCATACGACGTGGGGCACACTCGGCGGTGAGGGTGATCTGCTTTACGGCCGTGGGTTTGCCTATGCCGTTTATGTGCACGGCCCGTTCCCGGGCAAGGCCGCCGCTTGGGCGGCTTGGGTCGCCGATGTTGCGGTCAACAAGAAGACAGGCGAGATCGCAGTCACCAAGGTGACATGCGCGCAGGACTCCGGGATGATGATCAATCCCGACGGCGTGCGCCACCAGATCCACGGCAACATCATCCAGTCCACCAGCCGGGTGCTAAAAGAGAAGGTGGAATTCTCCTCGACCGCCGTCGAATCCAAGGAGTGGGGCGCTTATCCGCTGATCACCTTCCCCGAGGTGCCTGATATCGACGTGCTGATGGTGCCGCGTCAGGACGAACCGCCGCTTGGCGTCGGCGAGTCAGCTTCCGTTCCCAGCGCCTCGGCCATCGCCAATGCGGTCTATGACGCCACCGGCATTCGCTTCCGCGAACTGCCGTTGACGCCCGAACTGGTGCTTGCCGCGCTGAACGGCAAGACGGACGAGCAGGTCGCTGCGCCAAAAGCGAAGAAGCGGAAGTGGTGGAGCATCGGTCTCTCGGCGGCTGGAGCGGTGGCCGCTTTGTCGGGTCTTGTCACGATGGCTTCGCCCTGGCGCCCGGCGATTGGCACCATCCCGCGTCCGGACCTCAATGTTTACAGCGCTGCCACCATCGAACGCGGGCGTCTTGCCGCGGCGGCCGGGGCCTGCAACGTCTGTCACGTCGGCAACGACGGAACGCCTTTTGCCGGCGGCCGCCGCTTCGACACGCCGTTTGGCGCGATCTATGCCACCAATATCACGCCCGATCTGGAAGCCGGTATCGGCGCGTGGTCCTACACCGCTTTCGAGCGTGCCATGCGCGAAGGCGTAAGCCGCGATGGGCACCACCTCTATCCGGCCCACCCCTATACATCGTTCGCGGGCGCCGAGGATGCCGACCTTCAGGCCTTGTATGCCTACATGATGATGCAGGCGCCCGTTGCCGAGAAGGCACCCGAGACGAAGCTCAACTTTCCCTACAACATCCGCGCGATGATGGCGGGCTGGAATGCTCTCTTCCTCAAGGCCGAGCCGTTCAAGTATGTCCAATCCCGCGACGCCCAGTGGAACAGGGGTGCATACCTGGTGGAAACGCTTGGTCACTGTTCCGCCTGCCACACCGAGCGCAATGTGCTCGGCGCGGAAAAGAGCGGCAGCGCTCGGCTTTCCGGCGGCTTTGCCGACGGTTGGGAAGCGCCGGCCCTGAATGCGTTCGCGAAGGGTCCGGTTGGCTGGACCGAGGATGCCTTCTACGACTACCTGCGTACCGGGCATTCGCGTGACCACGGCAGTGCCGCCGGCCCGATGGCCCATGTCGTGGAGGTCATGCAGCCGCTGCCGGACAGCGATATCCGCGCGATGGCCACTTATCTCGCAAGTCTCAATGAGACGTCGGTCGAGACCAGGGCGCAGAGCGAGGCCGCCATTGCCGCCAGCGAAGCAGCCAAGGCGTCTGCCGCTCGGGTTTCACCCAATGGTGAGCGGCTGTTCAACGGCGCGTGCGCCACGTGCCATACCGGCAATACCATCCTGTCGTCTCTGGCGCTGAACAGCAACCTGCATGCGGCGACGCCTGACAATCTCATCCAGGCGATCTTGAATGGTGTCGAGGCGCCGGCAATCCTGGCGCAGACCACTGGCCGTGAGGCTCCGGAGGTGATGTCGATGCCTGCGTTCCGCCAGCAGCTGAACGAGCGCCAGATCAAGGACCTCGCCGACTATCTTCGTGCACGCTTCGCGCCTGATAAACCGGGCTGGAGCAATACGGCGGACGCTATTAAGCGCGTGACGGCAGCAAACCACTAA
- a CDS encoding carbohydrate-binding protein → MEQIRTGTDIDHRGLFENPTAAFRPSAYWFWHSIPTEEVCLAQLSDFKLKGIGTILIQARLAMSREDYLSPAYLEAYRTAAGIAARLGLKLGIYDDYNWISGHAGGRTVAGRDDLRERHLFWSSSGTARGEISGIHPPFTRMMGADIIEWQYEGSVVKWCEWTVAAALLHSSATIESLDEVVDVTARTSIVDSVDAACVYAFDGTVGDGQMLTVFVSARSTTSRLINYLLPEAAERFIAVGLDPLIEMLGDLVPDPVSFVFYDQPAAGFYKWDQIRGSLGNSLLFAPSLIGAVSSRTGESFAKALLALVHDVGSATLQLRAGFYAAYSGLMNEAFFGTLRGWAESRCIELTGHEILPHISSWSLNGGFTSIDPRVALAVDFFGIDAYRHQTAVDSNNFVAQLAPKIGDSVARSNGRSRCIVETYASAERTPVRAAGQWELTLETMRAQAIRLYCLGTRQFLWHGVYQTDGRDHDPTPFANPRFDFGPGINFEPWWSYHDLFAQETARISAFIEPATPRAPMAILYPLQTAFAEGPRHSHATHIGAWCEGLLAKRCDFMFVSEADLIKARIDGGRMLVSGLAFDAVILPSVSVLQTGETVRVLNAFSAAGGVVVSSGDRLSTVCDAAIRMDAVVSMHIDRIPGSSDIETLLAALPSFGPVIAGRAVEMPWQWIGHEADGWWRIVLFNDGAMPVISEISFGDGFDCEVWSAATGKTERAAAFNRLTVTLEPQEVRCLRLRQTTERAIGAGHLTTRPPLDLARSISLVEGWSFAPEGDTNFVPISVESGWEMQGFAEFSGTGIYRLALEIGDEAEWFLELPEVATVVAARLDGRQVDRLGWRPYRFSLGRLQPGVHSLELRVANTAANRYYADTPYLGDTVDKSGLSAAPKLIPLIH, encoded by the coding sequence TTGGAACAGATCCGAACCGGAACGGATATCGATCATCGCGGCCTGTTCGAGAACCCGACTGCTGCTTTTCGTCCATCCGCCTATTGGTTCTGGCATTCAATTCCAACGGAAGAGGTCTGCCTCGCCCAACTCAGCGATTTCAAGCTGAAGGGGATCGGCACGATCCTGATCCAGGCGCGGCTTGCGATGTCTCGCGAAGACTATCTGTCGCCGGCCTATCTGGAAGCCTATCGGACAGCTGCCGGAATAGCCGCGAGGCTCGGGCTGAAGCTCGGGATCTACGACGACTACAACTGGATCAGCGGACACGCCGGCGGCCGCACCGTCGCTGGTCGCGACGACTTGCGCGAGCGCCATCTGTTCTGGTCGTCCTCGGGAACGGCACGGGGCGAGATCAGCGGGATCCATCCGCCATTCACGCGGATGATGGGCGCCGATATCATCGAATGGCAATATGAAGGAAGCGTCGTCAAATGGTGCGAATGGACCGTCGCAGCCGCGCTACTTCATTCGTCGGCGACTATCGAGAGCCTCGATGAGGTGGTCGACGTAACCGCGCGGACCTCTATCGTCGACAGCGTCGATGCTGCCTGCGTATATGCGTTCGACGGAACGGTCGGGGACGGCCAGATGCTGACCGTGTTCGTCAGCGCCCGGTCGACTACATCGCGGTTGATCAACTATCTTCTGCCGGAGGCGGCGGAGCGGTTCATCGCGGTTGGGCTTGATCCGCTGATCGAAATGCTTGGAGACCTCGTGCCCGATCCCGTCAGCTTCGTATTTTACGACCAGCCAGCGGCGGGCTTCTACAAGTGGGATCAGATCCGCGGCAGTCTCGGCAACAGCCTGCTGTTCGCACCGAGTTTGATCGGTGCTGTGTCGAGCAGGACCGGAGAATCTTTTGCCAAAGCCTTGCTGGCCTTGGTGCACGACGTTGGCTCCGCGACCTTGCAACTGCGCGCGGGATTTTATGCCGCCTATTCGGGATTGATGAACGAGGCCTTCTTCGGAACGTTGCGCGGATGGGCCGAGAGCCGGTGCATTGAGCTCACCGGCCATGAAATTCTGCCCCACATCAGCTCTTGGTCGTTGAACGGTGGCTTCACCAGCATCGATCCCCGGGTGGCGCTTGCCGTCGACTTCTTTGGCATCGATGCCTACCGTCATCAAACAGCGGTCGATTCCAACAATTTTGTCGCCCAGCTTGCGCCCAAAATCGGCGATTCCGTTGCCCGCTCCAATGGCCGTAGCCGTTGTATCGTCGAAACCTATGCCAGCGCCGAGCGGACTCCGGTGCGCGCCGCCGGGCAATGGGAGCTTACGCTGGAAACGATGCGGGCGCAGGCGATCCGGCTCTATTGCCTCGGCACCCGCCAGTTTCTGTGGCACGGCGTCTACCAGACCGATGGGCGCGACCACGACCCGACGCCATTCGCCAATCCCCGTTTCGATTTCGGGCCGGGCATCAATTTCGAGCCCTGGTGGAGCTATCACGACCTTTTCGCACAGGAGACCGCGCGCATTTCGGCCTTCATTGAGCCGGCAACGCCGCGCGCGCCGATGGCGATCCTTTATCCGCTTCAGACAGCCTTCGCCGAAGGTCCACGTCACAGTCACGCCACCCATATCGGCGCGTGGTGCGAAGGGCTTCTCGCCAAACGTTGCGACTTCATGTTCGTAAGTGAGGCCGACCTGATCAAAGCCAGGATCGACGGCGGCCGCATGCTGGTATCGGGGCTCGCTTTCGATGCCGTGATCCTGCCATCGGTGTCTGTGCTGCAAACGGGGGAAACAGTGCGGGTGCTCAACGCCTTCAGCGCTGCCGGCGGTGTGGTCGTGTCCTCGGGCGATCGCCTGTCGACCGTGTGCGACGCCGCCATTCGCATGGATGCGGTGGTGTCGATGCATATCGATCGGATACCCGGCAGCAGTGACATCGAAACGCTTTTGGCAGCGCTGCCGTCGTTCGGTCCTGTCATCGCCGGTCGCGCCGTGGAGATGCCCTGGCAATGGATAGGGCACGAAGCCGATGGCTGGTGGCGGATCGTTCTATTCAATGACGGCGCAATGCCCGTGATCAGCGAGATTTCATTCGGTGACGGTTTCGACTGCGAAGTCTGGTCCGCGGCGACCGGCAAGACGGAGCGAGCAGCTGCCTTCAATCGTCTGACTGTGACGCTCGAGCCGCAAGAGGTGCGCTGCCTGCGCTTGCGTCAAACGACGGAGCGCGCGATAGGCGCGGGCCATCTCACAACGCGGCCGCCGCTCGATCTTGCGCGCTCGATCTCTCTCGTCGAGGGCTGGAGTTTCGCGCCGGAGGGCGACACCAATTTCGTGCCGATCTCCGTCGAGAGCGGATGGGAGATGCAGGGTTTCGCGGAATTCTCAGGCACCGGCATCTACCGGCTGGCGTTGGAGATCGGCGACGAGGCCGAGTGGTTTCTTGAATTGCCCGAGGTGGCGACTGTGGTCGCCGCCCGACTGGATGGCCGGCAAGTTGATCGACTTGGCTGGCGGCCCTATCGTTTTTCGCTGGGGCGACTGCAACCCGGCGTCCATTCGTTGGAATTGCGCGTCGCCAACACGGCGGCGAACCGCTATTACGCCGATACGCCATATCTCGGTGACACTGTCGATAAAAGCGGACTGTCCGCAGCACCGAAACTCATCCCGTTGATACACTGA
- a CDS encoding trehalase family glycosidase: MLQHSTIPLMRAWNSWSTRPAEMVFLPLGVRITPVLYSTRSKTTSAIEPRRDTVRLGRHAIDGSLIELETDFSGTTVAFSTTKTDPFAIRGSWNGKVCAEWGLRFWLTLAISADGGEVAIHDAGRNITLLKVGTRFVAVATAEAPVHVTGHDAIDALRADFEENGYFYTATRKNEAPVIALRFNLEMMRQGAYGAGVADSAELAIAKAQACLAAGSPAELADAQTGVFDGALDAMRDVVAWNTIWDETNARSYTAVTRIWNLGKFAVWFNDQIFAALLAGVFDADLARENMATAMASATPQGNIACIVTSNDAWVDRTQLPFGALVAWQLYQRTGERSMIQANYDALARNRRWWQDNRDPDGFGLLSCGTSDVGEGLYKGTAFAARNETGMDNSATHDEAIYDPLTRTLSTFDLGLNCAAALDAEMLSKMAAVLGKHDDASEFAALAERQRILISETLWDEERGIFANRQRSGGFVRSLSPTSFYPLLCGAATPAQAARLLEHLSDETTFGGDFVLPNATRDDPAFADNVYWRGRIWPNVNYMVWLGLRRYGFMAEASKLASQSYDLFMKSWRTDRIAAENYNAVTGEAMDQGDTDPFYIWAAMLPLMAAGEIVDFDPWTGFTVRNTGRDLAAGPMVSPLGTLDLRGEAGQLSMTLNGRAMLRTDLRTTLSRIVMTDGRLSCTVAPVDAAGYIDLPSLEHGNVLAVRLDGHDIGYRASADGLRLTIAESDEERRLDVYFSAANAG, from the coding sequence ATGCTACAACATTCGACAATCCCCCTGATGCGCGCCTGGAACAGCTGGTCCACCCGGCCTGCGGAAATGGTCTTCTTGCCGCTTGGCGTCCGGATCACTCCGGTTCTGTATTCGACCCGTAGCAAGACGACCTCCGCGATCGAGCCTCGGCGCGACACGGTCCGCCTTGGTCGTCACGCCATCGACGGCTCGCTGATCGAGCTGGAGACCGACTTCAGCGGAACCACGGTCGCCTTTTCGACGACGAAGACTGATCCTTTCGCCATTCGGGGCAGCTGGAACGGCAAGGTCTGCGCCGAATGGGGGCTGCGGTTCTGGCTGACATTGGCGATCTCCGCCGATGGCGGTGAAGTCGCGATCCATGACGCAGGCCGCAACATCACGCTCCTGAAGGTCGGTACGCGCTTCGTGGCGGTCGCGACCGCCGAAGCGCCGGTCCACGTGACCGGCCACGACGCCATCGATGCGTTGCGGGCGGACTTCGAAGAGAACGGCTACTTCTATACGGCGACGCGAAAGAACGAGGCCCCTGTCATAGCTCTGCGTTTCAATCTCGAAATGATGCGCCAGGGCGCATACGGGGCCGGCGTTGCCGACAGCGCCGAACTGGCGATCGCCAAGGCGCAGGCGTGCCTTGCGGCCGGTTCGCCCGCTGAACTCGCGGACGCGCAGACAGGCGTGTTCGACGGCGCACTGGACGCGATGCGTGACGTCGTTGCGTGGAACACCATCTGGGACGAAACCAATGCGCGTTCCTACACCGCTGTAACGCGCATCTGGAACCTCGGAAAATTCGCCGTGTGGTTCAATGACCAGATTTTCGCGGCTCTGCTTGCCGGCGTGTTCGATGCCGATCTGGCGCGCGAGAATATGGCGACGGCCATGGCCAGCGCCACGCCGCAGGGCAATATCGCCTGCATCGTCACCTCCAATGATGCCTGGGTCGATCGAACCCAGCTGCCGTTCGGTGCGCTCGTCGCCTGGCAGCTTTATCAGCGCACCGGCGAACGATCGATGATCCAGGCGAATTACGACGCGCTCGCGCGAAACCGCCGCTGGTGGCAGGACAATCGCGATCCCGATGGCTTCGGTTTGTTGTCGTGCGGCACGTCCGATGTGGGTGAAGGTCTCTACAAGGGGACTGCGTTCGCTGCCCGTAACGAAACCGGCATGGACAATTCTGCCACGCATGACGAGGCGATTTACGATCCTCTCACCCGTACGCTGTCGACATTTGATCTGGGCTTGAATTGCGCTGCAGCGCTCGACGCCGAAATGCTGTCGAAAATGGCCGCCGTGCTCGGCAAGCACGATGACGCCAGCGAATTCGCGGCCCTGGCTGAGCGCCAGCGTATACTGATCTCCGAAACACTGTGGGATGAGGAACGCGGCATCTTCGCCAATCGCCAGCGGAGCGGCGGATTCGTGCGTTCGCTGTCACCGACCAGCTTTTATCCGCTGCTGTGCGGTGCGGCGACACCGGCGCAGGCCGCGCGTCTGCTCGAGCATCTGAGCGACGAGACGACGTTCGGCGGCGATTTCGTGCTGCCGAATGCGACGCGCGACGACCCTGCCTTCGCCGATAACGTTTACTGGCGTGGCCGTATCTGGCCGAATGTCAATTACATGGTCTGGCTTGGCTTGCGGCGCTATGGTTTCATGGCGGAAGCGAGCAAGCTCGCAAGCCAGAGCTACGACCTTTTTATGAAATCCTGGCGCACGGATCGCATCGCCGCTGAAAATTATAATGCCGTAACGGGCGAGGCGATGGATCAGGGCGATACCGATCCCTTCTACATCTGGGCGGCAATGCTGCCGTTGATGGCGGCGGGCGAAATTGTCGACTTCGATCCATGGACAGGCTTTACCGTCCGTAACACGGGCCGCGATCTGGCGGCGGGGCCGATGGTTTCGCCGTTGGGAACCTTGGATCTGCGGGGCGAGGCTGGCCAGTTGTCTATGACGCTCAATGGTCGAGCAATGTTGCGGACCGACCTGCGAACGACGCTTTCGCGCATCGTGATGACCGATGGGCGGCTTTCCTGCACTGTCGCACCTGTCGATGCAGCCGGCTACATCGACCTGCCGAGCCTAGAGCACGGCAACGTCCTTGCTGTCCGTCTCGACGGGCATGATATCGGCTATCGTGCAAGTGCTGACGGGCTGCGCCTCACGATTGCGGAGAGCGACGAAGAGCGCCGACTTGACGTCTATTTTTCCGCTGCGAACGCAGGCTGA